One window of Parabacteroides sp. FAFU027 genomic DNA carries:
- a CDS encoding helix-turn-helix transcriptional regulator: MLESLLSKLDSIERKLTVQNLLQKEIITFDEACLYLDLSSSYLYKLTSTNRIPCYSPMGKKLFFKRIELDQWLTGSRTSTDAEVQQKAADYIARKDRRKK; encoded by the coding sequence ATGCTAGAAAGCCTACTTTCAAAATTGGATTCGATTGAGCGCAAATTGACAGTGCAAAATCTTTTGCAGAAGGAAATTATCACCTTTGATGAAGCTTGTCTATACCTTGACCTTAGTAGCAGTTATCTGTATAAGCTGACAAGCACAAACCGAATCCCTTGTTATTCGCCAATGGGCAAGAAGCTATTCTTTAAGCGAATAGAGCTTGATCAGTGGTTGACTGGAAGCCGAACTTCTACGGATGCAGAAGTTCAGCAAAAAGCAGCTGATTACATTGCTCGGAAGGACCGTAGAAAGAAGTAG